The Amycolatopsis sp. DG1A-15b genome contains the following window.
CCGCGACGGCGACGTCGACCGCGGCGCCGTTCCCGAGCCGGGCGTACACGATCGCGCCGCAGGACGCGTGGAGCCGGCGCATCGAGGTCCAGGGCTTCGCCGAGCCGTCGCTCGTCGACGCTTCGGGCGCTTCGCCGGCCACGCCGTCCGTGCAGGCTTCGCAGGCGACGCGGTACATCACGGTCAGCGTGGCGAAAGCGGCCTTCGGGACGCCGGGGCCGGGCTGGACGTTCGCTGTGGTGCTCACCGGGCAGGACGGCAACTCCCCCGACCAGGCCCGGCCGTTCACGCCGACGGCGGGCCAGTACACGTTCGGCCTCTGCGCGGCCGGCGGGACGGCGCCGATCTGCACCGCGGATCCGGCGACCGCCCCGAAGGCGCTCGACGTGCTGACGCCGTCCGGGGTGGACCAGAAGGCCGAGCTGGACCCGGCTTCCGGTCCGGTTTCGGTGCGCGGGGTGCCCGTGGGCTGACAAGCTGGTCGCCATGATCGACGAATTCGCGAAGAACTACCTGCACGGCGACCTGCGCGAGATCCGCGAAGAGATGGTCGGCAAACTCGACGGGCTCGGCGAGTACGACATCCGCCGTCCCCTCACCGCCAGCGGCACCAACCTGCTCGGTTTCGTCAAGCACCTGACACTGACCGAAGCGAGGTACTTCGGCGACATCTTCGGGCGGCCGTTCCCCGAGCCGATGCCCCGATGGGACGACCCCGAGGCGCGCGGCACGGACATGTGGGCCACCGAGCACGAGTCGCGCACGGAGATCGTCGACCGCTACCGGCGGGTGTGGGCCCACTCCGACGCGACGATCACCGAGCTCGCCATCGACGCGCCGGGGCACGTGCCCTGGTGGCCGCGCCCGGACGTGCTGCTGTTCAACGTCCTGGTCCACGTGCTCACCGAGACCAACCGCCACGCCGGGCACGCCGACATCCTGCGTGAGCAGCTCGACGGCTCGCTCGCCACCGACGGCCACCGCGACGCGGAGTTCTGGGCGGCCCGCCACGCGGAGGTCGAGCGGGCCGCCAGGGCCGCCGAGGGTCCACAGTAGACGTCGGCGCGGTCCGGGCCCGGCCCCGATCGGGTGTCCGGGGGCACCATCCAGGAGACAACCAGGCACACTCCCGGCTAACACCGGATGGCCATCCGGTGTGCGCTAACCTGCCGCTCATGGGATCCGGCCGCGTGGGCCGGCGCGTCGAGGAGTCGATTTCGTGCAACCGAACCTGGGGCCAGGCGAAGACTTCCAGCTCCTGCTCGAACGGCAGGTCCGGGAGATGCAGTCGAAGGCCGCGGCGCTGAACGAGGCACTTTCCACCGCCGGGGCGACGGTCCGCACCCGCGACGGCTCGGTCACCGTGACGCTCGCCCCGAACGGCGCGCTCACGAACCTCGAGCTCGGGCACCGGGCGTGCGAGCTGGGCCCGGCGCGGCTGACCGCGACGATCATGGGCGCGGTGCGCGACGCGCAGCGCCAGACCGCCCGCGCCGTCGCGGATTCCTTCGCCACCATCAACGGCGACAGTGAGTCGACCGAAATGGTCCGGTCCTTCCTGCCGCCGGACCCGCCGCCGGACGGCGACTTCGCCGCGCCGGAGAACGCCGAGACCACCCCGCCGCCTCCGCCCGCTCCGCCGTCGCCGCCGTCCGCGCCGCGGCGGCGCCCCTCGGCCGACGACCGTCCCGACGACGAATCGAACCCCTGGTGACCGGGGGTGGCTTCCGCGTCTCGTCGGAGCCGCTGACGGAGTTCGGCAGGCACCTCGACGAGCTGCAGAAGAACCTCCAGGGCACCGCGGACCTCGTCGGCGGCATGGTCTGCGACCCCGGCATGTTCGGCATCAACCCGGCGTGCCAGCTGATGGCCGCCGGCGCGAGCACCTGGACCGACAAGGCGCACCACCAGTTCGGGGAGTACGCCAAGACCGTCGGCGAGCTCGCCGACAAAGTCACCGAGGCCGCGAAGCGCTACCAGTCGGGCGAAGAAGACGCCGTGAACTCGATCGTGAGGTTCGGATAGTGGGCGACGACTACCAGAGCAAGGACGTCAGCCTCCACGGTTCCGAACTGTTCGACGACGACAACCGTTCGGCGGGCGCGGGCTTCTTCGAGGCGGCGACCGGTCTGGACAAGGCCGTCAAGGAGAACGACCAGGTCGCGATCGGCATCGGCGCGGCGGGCATGGCGCTGGAGACGATCGGCCTGGTCCTGGACCCGATCGGCAGCCTGCTGACGGCCGGGATCGGCTGGCTCATCGAGCACATCACGATCCTGCGGTGGCCACTGGACATCCTGATGGGCGACCCGATCGGCATCGCGGCGGCCAGCGAGGCGCTCACGGCGGAGAAGAAGAAGCTGGAGCAGTGGTCGGCCGACCACCAGCGGGCGCTCGACACGCTGATGAAGGACTGGAGCGGGCAGGCCGCGGACCAGTTCAAGAAGGACATGGACGCGGTCACCGAGCAGCTGGGTTCCCTCGGCGGCTACCTCGACCAGGCCGGCAAGAACATGAAGATCGCCGGCGGCATCGTCGGGGCGTTCCGCGGCATCCTCCGCGACCTGATCGCGATGCTCCTGGCGACGATCATCAAGGGCGCCCTGATCGCGGCGGCCCTGGCCCCGGTGACGTTCGGGGCGTCGATCGCGATCTTCATCGGCACGACGATCGGCACGGTGGCGACGGCACTGGGCAAGATCGGCGCGAAGCTGGCCCAGCTGGCCAAGAAGCTGGGCGACCTGCTGCAGGCGCTGACGAAGATGGGCAAGGCGGGCGACGACCTGGCGGCGGCCAAGCCCCCGGCGAGCAGCCTCACGCCGACGCCCACCCCGAAGCCGGACGCCACACCGGCACCGAAGCCGGAACCCAAACCGGACCCCAAGCCTTCGTCGGCGACTCCGGAGCCGAAGCCCGAGCCCAAGCCGGACACCACACCGGACCCCAAGCCCGAGCCGAAACCCGACACCACACCTTCGTCGGCAACTCCCGAGCCCAAGCCCGAACCCAAGCCGGACACCACACCGGAACCCAAACCCGAGCCCAAGCCGGACACCACACCGGAACCCAAGCCCGAGCCGAAACCGGAACCCGCGCCCTCGTCCTCCTCGACGACCCCGGAACCCAAGCCCGAGCCCAAACCGGACACCACGCCCGAGCCCAAGCCCGAACCCGCGCCTTCTTCGGCTGCCCCGGAACCCAAGCCGCACAAGCCGTTCACCGACCAGATGACCGATGTCATCAAGACCAAACTGTCCCAAATGGACGGTGTGACGCCCGAGATCATGCAGAAGTTCGACAAGATCAGCAACTTCTCCGTGCACGAGCTCGGCAAGCTCTTCGGCAAGGAGGGCGCCGAAAAGTTCGAGTCGGCCATCAAGGTGATGACCGACCCGTGGTTCGGCAAGTCGGGCCTGGCCGGCAAGACCGTGGTCGACATGATCAAGGGGGTGCCCGCCAGCGTCGGCAACGTCACCGGCGGGGACGAGGACTCCTAACCCAGCGGCTCGAGCCCGGTCAGCGCCACGCTTTCCGTCCACAGCCGGGCGGCGGCCGCGTCGTCGGTCAGGTTGGCCCACCGCTGTTCGAGCCGCGGCCGGCCGCGCAGGCCGAACACGCGCGGGCCCCACAGCCCGCCGCCCTCGACGTCCGGGCCGAGCACCGCGCGGACCGCGGGCCGCGCCCCGGCGTCCTTGCCGTGCAACACCACGCGCGCCGGGAGGCCGCGCAGGAACGCACCGGTCGTGCGCGTGTGCACCGGCGGCCGTGACGGTGTCAGCGCATCGAGCGCGCCGCCGGGGTGGGCGAGCACACTGAGCCGCGAGGAGCCCGCCGCCCGCAGCCGGCGGTCGAGTTCGAGCGCGAACAGCATCTGGGCCAGCTTGGACCGCTCGTACGCGCGCTTCGGGTGGTAGTCACGCTCGCTCTGGAGGTCGGCGAAGTCGAGGTGAGCCGACTTCGCCGCGAAGCTGCCCGTGGTGACGATCCGGGCGGCCGGCGCCAGCACCGGCCACAGCCGGGCGATCAGGGCGAAGTGGCCGAGGTGGTTGGTGCCGAACATCAGCTCGTGCCCGTCCGCGGTTTCCCGCCGTGGCGGGGCATCGAGGGCCACGCCGGCGTTGCACAGGACGGCGTCCAGCACACCCACGTCCGGTTCGAGCGAGCCGAGGTCGGCCAGGTCCAGCCGGACGTGCTCCACCTTCGCCTGTGGGACCCGCGAGCGGATCGACTCGGTCGCGGCCCGCGCCTTGACCGCGTCGCGGCTGCCGATCACCACTTCCGCGCCCGCCGAAGCCAGCTGCTCGGCGGCGAAGTAGCCGATCCCCGCATTGCCCCCGGTCACCAATACCCGCAACGCGGCCCCTCCCCGTGCCAAGCTGTCCTTCGTGGACAACGCTACCGACGAACCGGCCCGGCCCGGCTACCGGCGCTCGGCCGGGTCGCCCCGTGGCGAGGCCCGGCGCCGGGAACTGCTGGCCAAGATCACCGACGACGTCGCCGAGAACGGGCTCGTCGACTTCTCGCTGCGGCGGGCCGCCCGGGCGGCGGCAACGACGCACAAGGTGCTGCTCTACCACTTCGAAGGCGCCGAAGACCTGCTGCGGCAGGTGGTCTTCGCGTTGCGCGAACGGCGGATCGGCAACGCGCTGACGGCCGTCGCCGCCGAGTCGCCGACGCTCACCGGTCGTGTCCGCGCCGCCTGGGCCAGCCTCCGCGACGAGGAGACGCAGCTGCGGCGCGTCCTCGACCAGGCGATGGGCCTGGCGATGTACGACCCGGGCCGGTACGCCGCGCTCGGCCGGGGCGCGTCCCAGCAGTACCTGCCGACGCTGGTGTCGTTCTGCCCGGCGCACTGGCCGGAGCGGCGCAAGCTCGAGGTCGCCGAGATGATCCTCGCGACGCTGCGGGGTTTCCTCGTCGACCTGCTGACCAGCCCGGACGGGGACGGCGCGGAAGCCGGCGTCGCGGCGTTGCTGCGGGCGGTCGAACGGGAGGAAGCGGCGCCCTGATCCTCGACAGTTTGCGAACCACGTGGTTCACTTC
Protein-coding sequences here:
- a CDS encoding DinB family protein, which codes for MIDEFAKNYLHGDLREIREEMVGKLDGLGEYDIRRPLTASGTNLLGFVKHLTLTEARYFGDIFGRPFPEPMPRWDDPEARGTDMWATEHESRTEIVDRYRRVWAHSDATITELAIDAPGHVPWWPRPDVLLFNVLVHVLTETNRHAGHADILREQLDGSLATDGHRDAEFWAARHAEVERAARAAEGPQ
- a CDS encoding YbaB/EbfC family nucleoid-associated protein: MQPNLGPGEDFQLLLERQVREMQSKAAALNEALSTAGATVRTRDGSVTVTLAPNGALTNLELGHRACELGPARLTATIMGAVRDAQRQTARAVADSFATINGDSESTEMVRSFLPPDPPPDGDFAAPENAETTPPPPPAPPSPPSAPRRRPSADDRPDDESNPW
- a CDS encoding SDR family NAD(P)-dependent oxidoreductase, whose product is MRVLVTGGNAGIGYFAAEQLASAGAEVVIGSRDAVKARAATESIRSRVPQAKVEHVRLDLADLGSLEPDVGVLDAVLCNAGVALDAPPRRETADGHELMFGTNHLGHFALIARLWPVLAPAARIVTTGSFAAKSAHLDFADLQSERDYHPKRAYERSKLAQMLFALELDRRLRAAGSSRLSVLAHPGGALDALTPSRPPVHTRTTGAFLRGLPARVVLHGKDAGARPAVRAVLGPDVEGGGLWGPRVFGLRGRPRLEQRWANLTDDAAAARLWTESVALTGLEPLG
- a CDS encoding TetR/AcrR family transcriptional regulator — its product is MDNATDEPARPGYRRSAGSPRGEARRRELLAKITDDVAENGLVDFSLRRAARAAATTHKVLLYHFEGAEDLLRQVVFALRERRIGNALTAVAAESPTLTGRVRAAWASLRDEETQLRRVLDQAMGLAMYDPGRYAALGRGASQQYLPTLVSFCPAHWPERRKLEVAEMILATLRGFLVDLLTSPDGDGAEAGVAALLRAVEREEAAP